A DNA window from Methanobrevibacter oralis contains the following coding sequences:
- a CDS encoding MarR family winged helix-turn-helix transcriptional regulator — MTLPEQFRKKNAEDILIYHYVEELVSSYRGFMAKRFVDEDISLVELPYFLRLRFNNNNTQKELVEVFKVSEGYAAKLLRRFEDRGLISREENPNNHSQKIVKLTEKGIKKSDIILDLTEDWENKVTKNLDNKYSLKKYLFTIVKETENI; from the coding sequence ATGACTCTTCCAGAACAATTTAGGAAAAAGAATGCAGAGGATATTTTAATTTATCATTATGTTGAAGAATTAGTATCAAGTTATAGAGGATTTATGGCCAAAAGATTCGTTGATGAAGATATAAGTTTAGTTGAACTTCCATATTTTTTAAGACTACGTTTTAATAATAACAATACACAAAAAGAGTTAGTTGAAGTATTTAAAGTCAGTGAAGGTTATGCTGCAAAATTACTTAGGAGATTTGAAGATAGAGGATTAATTTCAAGAGAAGAAAATCCTAATAATCACAGTCAAAAAATAGTTAAATTAACAGAGAAAGGTATCAAAAAATCAGATATAATACTTGATTTAACTGAAGATTGGGAAAACAAAGTTACAAAAAATTTAGATAATAAATATTCTTTAAAAAAATATTTATTTACTATTGTTAAAGAAACGGAAAATATTTAA